A section of the Salvelinus sp. IW2-2015 linkage group LG7, ASM291031v2, whole genome shotgun sequence genome encodes:
- the tardbpa gene encoding TAR DNA binding protein, like isoform X1, with the protein MAELYIRVGEDENEEPMEIPSEDDGTVLLSTVAAQFPGACGLRYRSPASQCMRGVRLVEGILHAPENDWGSLVYVVNYPKDNKRKMDEMDAASAVKMKRGIDRTSDLIILGLPWKTSEQDLKDYFATFGEVIMVQVKRDVKTGNSKGFGFVRFTEYETQSKVISQRHMIDGRWCDCKLPNSKAGPDEPMRNCKIFVGRCTEDITTDELRQFFMQYGEVTDVFIPKPFRAFAFVTFSDDQVASALCGEDLIIKGVSVHISNAEPKHNNSRQMMDRGAGGFGGQGYGGGRGGLPSSGSSGVNFGGFSLNPAMMAAALQSMLANQQGQTNVAGTAVAGQTSATGDQSQAYSSSSTSYSSPSSASLGWAAGTNSAAGSGFSSGFGTSMESKSSGWGM; encoded by the exons ATGGCAGAGTTGTACATTCGCGTGGGAGAGGATGAAAACGAAGAGCCAATGGAGATCCCATCTGAGGACGATGGCACTGTTTTGCTGTCAACAGTAGCAGCCCAGTTTCCCGGAGCGTGCGGCCTACGTTACAGGAGCCCTGCGTCTCAGTGCATGCGAGGCGTCCGTCTAGTTGAGGGCATCTTGCATGCACCTGAGAATGACTGGGGTAGTCTGGTGTACGTCGTCAACTACCCAAAAG ATAACAAAAGGAAGATGGATGAAATGGATGCTGCCTCTGCTGTAAAAATGAAGAGAGGTATTGATAGAACATCAGACCTCATTATCCTTGGGTTGCCATGGAAAACATCTGAGCAAGATTTGAAAGACTACTTCGCcacttttggagaagtcatcaTGGTGCAG gTCAAAAGAGATGTCAAGACTGGGAACTCAAAAGGGTTTGGCTTTGTTCGGTTCACTGAGTATGAGACTCAATCCAAAGTGATTTCTCAGCGACACATGATCGATGGAAGATGGTGTGACTGCAAACTACCAAACTCTAAG GCAGGGCCTGATGAGCCCATGCGCAACTGTAAAATCTTTGTTGGCCGCTGCACAGAGGACATTACCACCGATGAGCTCCGGCAGTTCTTCATGCAGTATGGCGAGGTCACCGACGTCTTCATTCCCAAACCCTTCCGGGCGTTTGCATTTGTCACTTTCTCAGACGACCAG GTTGCCTCAGCATTGTGCGGAGAGGACCTGATCATCAAGGGTGTCAGCGTGCACATCTCCAACGCCGAGCCTAAGCACAATAATAGTAGGCAAATGATGGATCGTGGGGCTGGTGGGTTCGGGGGTCAGGGCTATGGCGGTGGTCGTGGAGGGCTACCGAGCAGTGGCAGTAGCGGGGTGAATTTTGGGGGTTTTAGCCTTAACCCAGCCATGATGGCTGCCGCTCTGCAAAGTATGCTGGCGAACCAGCAGGGTCAGACCAATGTGGCAGGCACCGCCGTCGCCGGGCAGACGAGTGCCACCGGAGATCAAAGCCAAGCCTATAGTTCTAGCAGCACCAGTTACAGCAGCCCCAGCTCAGCTAGTCTTGGGTGGGCTGCAGGCACTAACTCTGCCGCCGGCAGTGGGTTCAGCTCTGGCTTTGGCACCTCTATGGAGTCAAAGTCATCAGGTTGGGGAATGTAG
- the tardbpa gene encoding TAR DNA binding protein, like isoform X2 produces MAELYIRVGEDENEEPMEIPSEDDGTVLLSTVAAQFPGACGLRYRSPASQCMRGVRLVEGILHAPENDWGSLVYVVNYPKDNKRKMDEMDAASAVKMKRGIDRTSDLIILGLPWKTSEQDLKDYFATFGEVIMVQVKRDVKTGNSKGFGFVRFTEYETQSKVISQRHMIDGRWCDCKLPNSKAGPDEPMRNCKIFVGRCTEDITTDELRQFFMQYGEVTDVFIPKPFRAFAFVTFSDDQVASALCGEDLIIKGVSVHISNAEPKHNNINQLFSNFPGRSPSLAAMFDRTQYRYPSSHV; encoded by the exons ATGGCAGAGTTGTACATTCGCGTGGGAGAGGATGAAAACGAAGAGCCAATGGAGATCCCATCTGAGGACGATGGCACTGTTTTGCTGTCAACAGTAGCAGCCCAGTTTCCCGGAGCGTGCGGCCTACGTTACAGGAGCCCTGCGTCTCAGTGCATGCGAGGCGTCCGTCTAGTTGAGGGCATCTTGCATGCACCTGAGAATGACTGGGGTAGTCTGGTGTACGTCGTCAACTACCCAAAAG ATAACAAAAGGAAGATGGATGAAATGGATGCTGCCTCTGCTGTAAAAATGAAGAGAGGTATTGATAGAACATCAGACCTCATTATCCTTGGGTTGCCATGGAAAACATCTGAGCAAGATTTGAAAGACTACTTCGCcacttttggagaagtcatcaTGGTGCAG gTCAAAAGAGATGTCAAGACTGGGAACTCAAAAGGGTTTGGCTTTGTTCGGTTCACTGAGTATGAGACTCAATCCAAAGTGATTTCTCAGCGACACATGATCGATGGAAGATGGTGTGACTGCAAACTACCAAACTCTAAG GCAGGGCCTGATGAGCCCATGCGCAACTGTAAAATCTTTGTTGGCCGCTGCACAGAGGACATTACCACCGATGAGCTCCGGCAGTTCTTCATGCAGTATGGCGAGGTCACCGACGTCTTCATTCCCAAACCCTTCCGGGCGTTTGCATTTGTCACTTTCTCAGACGACCAG GTTGCCTCAGCATTGTGCGGAGAGGACCTGATCATCAAGGGTGTCAGCGTGCACATCTCCAACGCCGAGCCTAAGCACAATAATA TTAACCAACTGTTTTCGAATTTCCCGGGAAGAAGCCCCTCGTTGGCAGCAATGTTCGACCGAACTCAGTATCGGTACCCCTCTTCCCATGTGTAA